Proteins encoded within one genomic window of Ranitomeya variabilis isolate aRanVar5 chromosome 4, aRanVar5.hap1, whole genome shotgun sequence:
- the GPR26 gene encoding G-protein coupled receptor 26, with product MELWGIFGCSLMVALIVAAALSNLMVLICFLGCADIRGQVPGLFTLNLTLCNLLLIAINMPLTLVGAVRGHQLGGEGLCRAVGFLETFLTSNSMLSMAALSIDRWVAVVFPLSYHSKMRYRDAAVILLYSWIHSLAFPTVALCLSWVGFHHTYGSCTLLNKNPEEGASFLAFMVLFHLLSFFVSFLVLCVTYLQVLKVARSHCRRIDVITMQTLVLLVDLHPSVRQRCLEEQKRRRQRATKKIITFIGTFLLCFTPYVITRLAEISSSTTISAQWGIISRCFAYSKALSDPFVYCLTRNQYKNCCRDMVNKLLKRSSGNSVQRANSYMGNMVPSSGNSVQRVNSHMGNMVPTTSG from the exons ATGGAGCTGTGGGGGATTTTTGGCTGCTCCCTGATGGTTGCGCTCATAGTGGCTGCGGCGCTGTCCAACCTGATGGTGCTGATCTGCTTCCTGGGCTGCGCTGACATCCGAGGACAGGTGCCAGGACTGTTCACCCTCAACCTCACCCTGTGCAACCTGCTGCTCATTGCCATCAACATGCCCCTGACACTGGTGGGAGCCGTCAGGGGTCACCAGCTCGGCGGAGAGGGTCTCTGCAGGGCAGTGGGCTTCTTAGAAACTTTCTTGACCAGTAACTCCATGCTGAGCATGGCAGCCCTAAGCATTGACCGCTGGGTGGCTGtcgtcttccctctgagctatcacTCCAAGATGAGGTACAGGGATGCTGCTGTCATCCTCCTCTACTCCTGGATCCACTCATTAGCTTTCCCAACTGTAGCCCTCTGCCTGTCCTGGGTGGGCTTCCACCACACCTATGGTTCCTGCACCCTCCTCAACAAGAACCCTGAAGAGGGAGCTTCCTTCTTGGCTTTCATGGTCCTCTTCCACCTGCTGAGCTTCTTCGTGTCTTTCCTGGTGCTTTGTGTCACTTACCTGCAGGTGCTGAAGGTGGCTCGTTCCCATTGCAGAAGGATTGATGTGATCACAATGCAAACTCTGGTCCTGCTGGTAGATCTGCACCCCAG CGTGAGACAGAGATGCCTGGAGGAACAGAAGAGGAGGAGGCAGCGAGCAACCAAAAAAATCATCACATTCATAGGAACATTTCTGCTTTGCTTCACTCCATATGTAATCACCAG GTTGGCTGAGATCTCCTCTTCCACCACCATCAGCGCTCAATGGGGTATCATCAGCCGGTGTTTCGCTTACAGCAAAGCTTTGTCAGATCCCTTTGTATACTGCCTGACAAGGAACCAATATAAGAACTGCTGCCGGGACATGGTCAACAAACTGCTGAAACGTAGTTCTGGGAACTCTGTACAAAGAGCCAATTCTTACATGGGAAACATGGTACCCAGTTCTGGGAACTCAGTACAAAGGGTAAATTCTCATATGGGAAACATGGTACCAACAACCTCTGGTTAA